TGTGCTGGAGTTTCGTTCGCAACGATATTCCGCGAAGCGAGGTGTGCCGACAGATCGCCCTTGCGATTCGTGATGAGGTGTTGGATCTTGAATCCGCTGGATTGTCCATTATCCAGATCGACGAGGCCGCCTTGCGTGAGGGGCTGCCGTTGCGAGCGGCAGACCATGAGGCGTATCTGCGTTGGGCTGTGGATTGTTTCCGGCTGACGGCGGCCGGTGTTCGGGATGAGACGCAGATTCATTCCCATATGTGCTACAGCGAGTTCAACGCCATTATGGAATGGATCGCCCAAATGGATGCGGACGTGATCAGCATTGAAGCCAGCCGGAGCGGAATGGCCCTCTTGGAGGCGTTTCGGGCGGTTTCGTATCCCGCGGACGTTGGCCCTGGTGTGTACGACATTCACAGCCCACGGGTGCCAAGTGAGGAGGAGATCCACGGGCTGCTGAAAAAGGCGTTGGAGGTTGTGGCTCCCGAGCGGCTTTGGGTCAATCCGGATTGCGGTCTGAAAACGAGAGGGTGGCCGGAAACAATCGCATCATTGAAGAATCTGGTGGCTGCCGCAAAGCGGTTGCGCCGGGAATACACCTAGAAAGACGAAGGGCGGTCCCAATTGGGGACCGCCCGTTGCGTACGACATGTTTTGAGCCGGAGGCTTCCGGAAGGTCCGGGGTGGGCGGGTCGTTTTTTTGAGGAAGGCCCATAGAATCTGGAATCGGTATGGGAAACGATATTCCGAAACCCGGTCAGCCCATCCATTGCTTGGGTGGACATTGAGGCGTTGCTTGTGGCGGTTGGTGCCGTCAGGTCCGAAGGCTGCGGTTCCCGTGTCCGGTTCAAGCTCAACGGGGTGAAGGCCATTTTTTACCGGCCGCATCCGGCACCGACTACGGACAAAGGCGCGGTGAAATCCGTGAGGCGTTTTCTGGAAGAAGCAGGAGTGAAACCATGAACACCATTCAGTACAAGAGCTACCTGGGAACGTTCGAGTATGACCAGGATGCCGACATTTTCCATGGAGAGGTAATAAACCTCAAGGACGTGGTGACGTTCCAGGGTCGGAGCATCGACGAGTTGAAGAAGGCGCTGGCCGACTCCGTGGAGGACTACCTTGATTTTTGCCGGGAGGAAGGCGAGGAACCGGAGAAGCCGTATTCCGGCAAGTTGCACCTGCGCTTGCGGCCGGAGCTTCACAGGGAGGCCGCAGCGGTTGCGGCGCTTTCCGGCAAGAGCCTGAATGCCTGGATTGCCGACACGCTGACCGAGAGAGTGAAAGATGCTCGATAGTGCAACCTCGCCGTAGAGAAGACCACCCATGCAACCTCTTGGAAAGGAGTGAGATATGCCGGAAAAGGCAACCGTCATGGTCTGTTTGGCAAGGCTGCTGGAAGTTGACGTGGGTCTGAAGACACAGAGGGGAGACATGAAGGCACGAAAAAAGCCTTTCGCAAAAGCGAAAGGCTTTGATTTCTTTGGCGTCCCCAAGGGGATTTGAACCCCTGTTACCGGCGTGAAAGGCCGACGTCCTGGACCAGGCTAGACGATGGGGACGCATTATATATTTGGCTGGGCTGCAAGGACTCGAACCTTGATTAACGGAGCCAGAACCCGTCGTCCTGCCAATTGAACGACAGCCCAGCAGCGAGAAGAGGTCTTATTGTTTCGTGAGCTTCCTGTCAACAAAAAAAAGACCTGATCTCCAAAAAAAGTTTATTTACACGGCACGGGCCAGACGACGGGTGCGCTTCTTCAGCTTGTTGATGCGGCGGCGCAGGATGTCGCGCTGCTTGCGATCTTCGGTCTGCTTCTTGGCGATGCGCATTTCGCGGATCTCACGCTTGATGCGCAGGATCTGCTCCTTGTAGGGGGAAACGCCGCCCTCTTCGTCGGAGATGCCGAAGATTTCCTTGATGCGGGCAATCAGGTCTTCCTTGCTCATGCCGGAAGCGCCCACGATGGAGGGAATCTTCTCCACAGCCAGAGCACGCAGCTCCTTGGCGGTCATTTTGTCCAGAGGCTTGGTCAGACCCAGATCCTCAAAGGACATTTCATACGATCTGTCGTTGGTTTTGGTTTCTTCGCTCATCCTGTCCTCCTCGCCGCGCCCAGGCGGCCGTGGTGATATTTTTATCGCGGCCGGAACAGGCCGATGTAGGCGCGGTAGCATCTGCCGACCGGGGAATCCTCGTCCATCTGATCAAGAATCTCACCGAGATTCTTGGGCTTTTTGGGCGAGGACTGGCTCCGGGGCGCGCTATCGGGCCGGTATCCGTCCAAAGGAACCCTGCCGTTTAGCAGCTCGAACCGCACTTTGTCAAAGTATTCTTCACCGAGAAAATCGTTGGCGCGACGGATAATCTGCGGAGCGAAAAATGTCAGCTCCTGGGCCACTGCCGGGTCGTCCGCCGTGAGCAGCAGGGTGGGACCGCGCCGCCCCAGGGGGCGGGCCATGCGGGAAACCTCCCGGCCCATGACATTTTCCCAATTGTTCCAAAGCCGCACCAATTGCATGGACCCTTTGCCGTCCAGGCGGTCCAGAACCGGTTCCAGCGCGTCTCCGGCCCGGGCGATGTTGTATTTGCGGCGGAACAGGGCCATGGTCGCTCCTTTTGGTGTCGGCGGAGTATAAAAAACGTCGGAATAATCCGACTGCGCCGCACCAACCAAAAAAATATGATACCCTGACCGGTAGCGGTCTGCAAGCGAAAGCATGGGACTTGACGTGTCCGGGGTCTTGCCGTAAAACGCGATTCGTATATCAGCATATATTGATACGAACCCTGGGAGTCACACCGATGGAACTCGTCCGTTTTTGCAAGGCTCTGTCCGACGAAACCCGTGTTCGCCTGCTGCATTTGCTCCTGCGCCACGAGCTGAACGTGGGAGAAATCGTCCGCGCCCTGGATATGGGCCAGTCCCGCGTCTCGCGGCATTTGAAGATATTATTGGACGCAGGGTTGCTTACGGTTCGCCGGGACGGACTGTGGGCCTTTTATCGCGCTGTGGAGCAGGGCGACGCCCGGGCGTTCCTGGACGGTGCCTCGCGGTTGTTCACGCGTGAACCGATGCTCCTGGCCGACTTGGAAAAGGCTGAGGGCATTTTGCAGGAGCGTGTGGAGTCCACCCGCGAATTTTTTGATACCGTGGCCCCGGAATGGCAGCGGCTTTCCCGCGATCTGCTGGGGGAGTTGCGCCTGCCCGAAAAACTGTCCGAACGGGTGGGCCGGTGTAGCGTTGCCGTGGACCTGGGCTGTGGTCCGGGCGATCTGCTGCGGCTCCTGGCCGACCATTGCCGGGAGGTCATTGGCGTGGATAACGCCCCGCGTATGCTTGACCTGGCCCATTCCCGTTTTGAGGGGCGGGAGGACGTGAGCCTGCGTATCGGCGAACTGACGCATTTGCCCCTGCGGGACGAAGAGGCCGAGGTCGGCATCTTTTCGCTGGTGCTGCACCATCTCTCGGATCCGGCTTTGGCCATTGCCGAGGCTTACCGGACTTTGCGTCCGGGCGGACGGCTGGTTATCGCGGAGTTTGATCGCCACGGCGTGGAAGCCATGCGCGATGATTACGGCGACCTGCGTCTCGGTATCGACCGGAACGAGTTGTGCCGCTGGCTGGACCGTTCCGGGTTCCAGGCGCCCGTGGTGGCGGAATATGACGTGAACAACGGCCTTCGGGTCTTGATATATGAAAGCGTGAAGAAGTGACGCGGCAGTGCCGCGCCCTGGTTGCACCGGCGTTCCAGCGCCGAAGATCCCCCGAATTGGAGGAAAAATGAGTAACGATACCGTGAAATCCGTGGATTCGACCCTGCCGTACCTGGTCAAGGACATCAGCCTGGCCGAGTGGGGACGCCGCGAATTGCAGCTTCAGGAAAATGAAATGCCGGGCCTCATGGCCCTGCGGGAGAAATACGGCGAGGAAAAGCCCCTCAAGGGGTTGAAGATCATGGGCAGCCTGCACATGACCATCCAGACCGCCATGCTGATCGAGACCCTGCATGCCCTGGGTGCGGACCTGCGCTGGGCCTCCTGCAACATCTTTTCCACCCAGGACCATGCCGCCGCTGCCATTGCCGAAGCCGGCACCGCGGCCGTGTTCGCCTGGAAGGGCGAGACCCTGGAGGACTATTGGTGGTGCACGGAGCAGGCCTTGACCTGGCCCGACGGCTCGGGACCGGATCTCATCGTGGACGACGGCGGCGACGCCACCTTGCTGGTGCACCAGGGCGTGAAAGTGGAAGAAGATCCCTCCCTGGGCGAAAAGGCGTATGACGTCAAAGAATTCCAAATCGTCATGAACCGCCTGGCCGCCAGCCAGAAGGCCAATCCCTCCAAATGGACCAATATTGCCAAGCACATTCGCGGGGTGTCCGAGGAGACCACCACGGGCGTGCATCGTCTCTACCAGATGCAGGAAAAAGGCGAACTGCTCTTCCCGGCCATCAACGTGAACGATTCCGTGACCAAGTCCAAGTTCGACAACCTCTACGGCTGCCGGGAATCCCTGGCTGACGGCATCAAGCGCGCCACGGACATCATGATCGCGGGCAAGGTCGTGGTGGTCATCGGATACGGCGATGTGGGCAAGGGCTGCGCCCAGTCCATGCGCGGTTTTGGCGCGCGGGTCATCGTCACCGAGGTGGACCCCATCTGCGCGTTGCAGGCTTCCATGGAAGGCTTCGAGGTCATGTCCATGAATCGGGCCGCCTCCCAGGGGGACATTTTCGTGACCTGCACCGGCAACTACCATGTGATCACCGGCAAGCACATGCTGGAGATGAAGAACGAAGCCATTGTCTGCAATATCGGCCACTTTGATTCCGAGATTGAAATGAGTTTCCTCGAGGATTCCGGAAAGTGCGAGAAGCAGGAGATCAAGCCCCAGCTGGACAAGTGGACCCTGCCCAATGGCCGGAGCATCCTGGTGCTGGCCGAAGGCCGTCTGGTGAACCTGGGTTGCGCCACAGGCCACCCCAGCTTCGTCATGTCCAACTCGTTCACCAACCAGGTGCTGGCCCAGATGGATCTGGCCGCCAACGACTATGAGCCGAAGGTCATGATCCTGCCCAAGAAGCTGGACGAGGAAGTGGCCCGCCTCCATTTGGCCCGCCTCGGCGTGGAACTGGACGAACTGAGCGAGGAGCAGGCCGACTACATCGGTGTGCCCAAGCAGGGTCCGTATAAGCCGGATCATTACCGCTACTAAACTCTTGTTCCGCGCGTTCGCCGCGGGATGATTTCTTCAAGGCCGCCTTTCCTGGAAGGGCGGCCTTGTTGTTTTTATGGAACGAATCAGGATTTGCCGTTGCTCCCAATGGAAAACATCAGTATACGATGGGGCATGAAACGCTATGCCCTGTCCGCCGTATTGTTGTTGGGAGTCTTTTCCATGGGCCTTTGGAGTGCCCCAACGGTTCACGCCCTGGAAATGACGGTTTCCTCTTCTTCCACGGCCCTGAATCTGCTTGAGGATTTCGGGCCGGAAAATCTTGTGGACAATGATCCGGCCACGGCCTGGGCCGAAGGCGTGACCGGGGACGGCCGGGGCGAATGGGTGCTGTTCGAGTTCGGGCGCGCTGTGCGTCTGGAGCGCCTGGGCATTCGCAATGGCTGGCAGGACGAAGGCGAATACGGAGACAATTCCCGGCCCGGGGAATTGGAGCTGGAATTTTCCGATGGCTCCACCATGCGGATGCCTCTGGCGGACGAGTCCGGCTGGCAGTACCTGGAAATGGATCGGCCTACACGCTGGGTCCGGCTTACCCTGGCGTCCGTGGTCGCCGGCAGAACCCGGCCCGATCGGACCTGCCTTTCGGATGTTTCTTTTGAATTGACCCTGCTGGATGACGAAGCCGTCCCCGATGGTTCGGCCGTGGCTCCGGCATCCGGGCCGGATACCGGGCAACAGGCTGACGAAGCGCCGACATCCGATGACGAAGCAGTGGCCGGAAGCGATGAAGCTGTTTCCAGTACCGGGAATCCTTCTGGAGCGTCCGTTCATGATGCGGCAAAGGCTGGTTCCGGGGCGGCGCAGGATGCGGCTGGTTCGGCTGAAGGTGCGCAGGCAGCATCGGAGGATGCGGCTGTCCTTGCCGAAGAGCCTTCCGGCAGCGAAGAGACCGTCCAGGCCCAACTGCCTCCTGATCAAGAAGCCTGGGAGGAATTGCCCGAGGTCGATGTGCAGGCCATGGCCGGAGAACGCGAGGCCAAGGGCGGCAAGGTGGCTGGCCCTGAAGACCAGCAAGCCGTGCGCGAGGCCATTCGCGCCTACTATACCAAGCTCGTGACCTTGGATGACGAGTATCTGGAGTTGTATTCCGAGAAGGTCCGCGAAGAAGAGGCCTTCATGTTCGAATATTTCAAGGAGTTGCAGCGTCAGCGCCGCGTCTATCATCTTTTCCGCAAGGCATTGGTGGATACCGAGGAGTTGCGGTTCGGCCCCGCGTTGCTGGACGGCACGCGCCTGCGGCTGGAGGTGCAGGGCCGTTGTACGCTGTACGTCGCCGACACCTACGAGGACATGTCCGTCCATACCCGGTTCACCTTTGTCAAGGAACAGGATCGCTGGCGGATTCTGGAAGCGGAGGAACTGGAAACCCCGGAGGAGGAAGCCGCGGGTTCCTAGGTTGGAAATGCCGCTTGTCCGGGTGCCATGATCGATGAAGGGAAAAGCCTCGAGACAAGCAAGGACGGCATTTTTCAGTATGCAAAACGCCCCGACCTGGTCGAAGTCGGGGCGTTTTGTGTGGCGTACTGCCGACGCAGGGTTCAGCCGTCGAATTCTATTTTGACCTTGCCGGCGGAATAGCCTTTCAACTCAGCCAGCATGCCCTTAAGCCCGGCGCCGAGCATCCGGGCCACGAACGGATTCAAGGGCAGGGGCGCGCCGTTGACGGTGATGTCCACTTCCCCGCCCGTGGCCACGCATTCTTCCACCGTGGCCCGGCCTGCCACGATGTCCCGGGCCAGCCCGCGACACCCTTTGCGGCCGCAGCCGCCACAGCTCAGGCCGGGCAGCAGGAAGCCTTTGTCCAGCACCAGATCGGCCAAGGCTTCTGCGTCCTGCAAATGGGGCGTGCCTGGCAGCTGGGCGTCTCCAAAGGTGGCCAGGGCCAGGGAGGGATCCAGCGCCTTGTCGTCCACAGGTTCGGGATTTACGCCTGCGCGGGAGAGGATCACCCGGGGCAGGTAGCCCAGGGTCTTGCCGCCTTCCACCACGAGCACATCCGTTTCCAGCAGGGGCAGCAGCCGGAGCAGGTCACGCTGTTCGGGCCAGGAAATAAAGCTTTCGGATTCGGAAAGGCCCAAAACGGTCTGGGCAACGTCCTTGTACCGCCGGGTATCCGTGTCCTCGGTTTCGCTGAAGCCGTGGCTGGAACATTTGGCCACGGCCACGCTGTGGCCGCGTTGCCGCAGGATGCGGACGAGTTCGAGACCCAGGCTGGTTTTGCCGGAATTCTTGTATCCTACCAGAGAGATGGCCTTCATACGCGAGTGCCTCCGGGAAGCGGTGAGACCCCGGTGCAAGCGGGACCGTTGCAGGGTGATTCGTCCGCGTGATCGTTCAGGATGGCCGTGCCGATACCTTCATCCGTGAACAATTCGAGCAAAACAGCGTTTTCGAGCCGACCATCCAGAATATGCGCCTTGTCCACACCGGCGGTGACGGCTTCCAGGCAGGCGTGGAGTTTGGGGATCATGCCGCCCGTGGCCACACCGGTTTCAATGGCTTCAAAGGCTTCCGGCACGGTCAGGGATTGGAGCAGCCGGCCTTCCTTGTCCAGCAGGCCTTCCACGTCCGTGAGCAGGTGCAGGCGCTTGGCGCCCACGGCCGCGGCAACGGCAGAGGCCACGGAATCCGCATTGATGTTGTAGGTTTCGCCGTTGGTGTCCACGCCCACGGGCGCGATGACCGGAATGATGTCCTGGCGCAGCAGGGAGTTGAGCAGGTCCACGTTCACGGCTGAGACCTGACCCACCTTGCCCAGGTCAATAAGCTCGGGAGTGGCGTGTTCCTTGGAGACCGCCAGCTCCTTTTTTTCGGCTCGGATCAGCCAGCCGTCCTTGCCGGACAGACCCAGCGCCTTGCCGCCGTTGAGGTTGATCAAGTTCACGATCTGCTTGTTCACCTTGCCCACAAGGACCATTTCCACCACGTCCATGGTGGCCTGGTCCGTGACGCGGTGTCCTTCCCGGAACGTGCTGGGGATGTGCAGCGCGCTGAGCATTTTACCGATCTGGGGACCGCCGCCGTGCACGATCACGGGGTTGATGCCGATGTATTTGAGCAGGATCACATTCAGGGCGAAGCTTTTTTTGAGCTGTTCATCCACCATGGCGTGGCCGCCGTATTTGATCACGATGGTTTTTTTGTAGAATTTCCGGATGTAAGGCAGAGCCTCCATGATCAGGCGGGCCTGCACGGAATCGCGTTTCTTGTCTCGGGGGGTGCGTCGTTTCATTGCTGCTCCTTGCTGAAGATGGCGGGATATTCCCTTTTCAATCCCCGGCTGTCAATGGCGGGGCAGCAAGGAAATCGGGTGCATGATACTGGATAGGGCGTTCCGTGGGGTGGCGGCACTGGCACGCACCGCTGATTTTTTGTCCGCTTCTCATTGACCGAAAGGGTGTGAATACGGAACTATGCAGGTCATGAAAAAGGAAAAATGGCGGTTTGGACGGCAGGAGGTAGCCGGAAGTCTGGGGGATCTGGGAACCTTGCTGCCCCTGGCTGTGGGCATGGTCGTGATTAACGGCCTGGATCCGGTGGGGTTGTTTTTCAGCGTGGGCCTGCTCTACGTCCTGGGCGGTATTTACTACGACGCGCCCATTGCTGTGCAGCCCATGAAGGTGGTGGGAGCCTATGCAGTGGCCACGGCCGCCACGGCCGGGCAGATCACGGCCACCGGGTGGATCATGGCGGTTTTGCTGTTGTTCTTAGGCGTCACGGGGTTGGTCAACGCGGTGGCGCGCATGGTGCCTCGTCCCGTGGTGCGCGGGGTGCAGCTTTCCACGGGGCTGTTGCTCATGTCCAAGGCTGTATCGTTTTTGGCCGGTTCCTCACCGTTCCAGGTCGGGGAAGGCCTGAACGAGCCTTGGCTTACCGTGCAGAGCATTCCGGTACCCGGCCTGGGCGACGTACCCATCGGACTGATTATCGGCCCGTTGCTGCTGCTGTTGACGCTGTTTTTTTTGGACAGCAAACGTTTTCCCGCGGGCATTCTGGTGGTGGCCGGTGGATTGGTCCTGGGTCTGGCCTTGGGAGGCTGGCACGGCCTTGGGAGCATTACGGCCGGACTCCATCTGCCGGAATTCCTGCCCTTTGGCCCGCCGAAGGTCACGGATCTGCTGTGGGCGTTGCCTGCCCTGGCCCTGCCGCAACTGCCCATGACCGTGGGCAATGCCGTCATTGCCAACCGCGATTTGTCCCATGAATTGTTTCCCCACACACGCACCCGGGTCACGGACCGGGCCTTGTGCATCAGCATGGGGCTGGCCAATGCCGTGGCCGCAGTGCTCGGGGGCATGCCCTTGTGTCACGGAGCGGGCGGATTGGCCGCGCATTACCGGTTTGGGGCGCGCACCAACGGCTCCAATCTGATGATCGGATCGCTTTTTGTGCTGCTTGCCGTGCTGTTTGGGGCGGGCATGCTCTCGCTGGTGCGGCTGTTGCCCTTTTTTGCGCTGGGCGTGCTGCTGTTTTTTGCCGGAGGACAACTGGCCCTCACTGTGGCGGATGTGGAGCGGAGCGAGGATTTGTTCACGGTCCTGACCGTGGCGGCCGTGGCGTTGGGGTCGAATCTGGCTTGGGGATTCGCCGTCGGCGTGCTTGTGGGCTGGCTGGTGCGGCGGTGGAACATCCGCATGTGAGCGCCGTGAATCAGTCGGCCGGATCCGCGCACGGCCAGACGGCAAACGGTTCCGGGCCGGGTTTGTAGCCCACGCCCACCGCGCCTTTGTGCAGATAAAGGCACATGGCCCAATCCGTTTCAAAGGCCGAGGTGGTGGAGGACCAATAGGCCTCCTGCCATTGCTCAAAGGGATGGTCCGGCGGCAGGGCCGGGTCATGATGTCCGGCATGGGTCAGGGACTCCAGTTCCCGGATGCTGGGCAGGCGCCAGCGGTCCACTCCCAGGTGGCGATCGTGGTTCAGTGTTTCGATTCGTTGCAAGGCCTCGCTCCAGAGGCAGGGGGATCCCAGGTTCGCACGCGGCGTCCAGAGCAGGCCGGTACCTAGATCCTGCACCGGGCCGTTTTCCGCTACTGCAAAGCGCGGCTCAGGCCACTGAACGCCGGTGAGCGGCGCTTCCGCAGCCCCCGTGACAGGGAGAACCCCGCTGTTGCCGCGAACCGGCCAGACCATGGCAAAACTGTCCCGGCGGTGGAAAAACATGCGTCCGCCCGAGAGCTGCACATACCAGAAATAGTCCGGATCGCGCGCCCAGGGGGTGGAGGTCCAGAAGGCCAGGGACGCAACGTTTTCAAAGGGGTGGTCCGGTGCAAGCGCGGGATTGGCGGTGTCGAAGTGGAGCAGGCTGAACAGTTCGTGCCGGTTGGGCAGTCTCCAGGCGCGTTCCGGGGCCGTGCCGGGCGGATTCAAACCGGCGCACACTTCACGGGCTTCATCCAGATTCAGCGGGAAGGTGAACGGCGCGGCGTTGCGCGTCCACTCCAGCCCTGTGAGCTGATCCAAGACACCGGGAAATTTTTGGTCGTTGTCCGGCGAGGAAAGGATAAACCGGGGGTCGGGTCGGCTTTGCCCGGTGACGAACTCCGCATCCTGGCCCGACCCGGCGCAGGGCAGGGGATCACCGTGAACATCGTAGCAATGTTGTTGGCCCGTGGCCAATGGTTTGATGCGGGAAGCTGTCACGCGTCCTCCTTGAGAAAGGGCAGCAGCAGGAACATGGCTAGCCCGCAAAGCGCACCGGTCCAGAAGACGGCCTTGATGCCGAATCCCGCATACACCGCGCCCATGAGTATGGGAGCCAGGGTCTGACTGAGCCGCAGAACCATGCCGTTGGCGGCCATGTAGGCGGCGCGTTGGTTGTCCGGGGCCAGTCCGCTGAGGGTGGCCATGAGTGTGGGCACGTTCAATCCCTGGGCCAGGCCGAAACCCAGCACCGGCAGAATCATCCACCATTCCCCGGGCATGAACGGTACGCCGAGCATGGACAGGATATAAAAGCCAAAAGCCGTACCCATGAGGGTGCGTGGCTGGAATCGCGCGGCCAGATGTCCCAGCTTCCAGGAGGCCGTGGCCGTAACCAGGGAGGCGAAGGATACGATAATGCCGATGCGCGGGGCCGGGGTCTGAAACCAATGGTCCAGCAACAGCGGCAGATAGGTGATGATGGGACCATAGAGCACGATGAAGGTGAGCAATGTCACGGCAAACAGGGCCAAGACCCTGGTGCGGCGCATGCCGTGGGCGGCCTGACGAAGGTACTCCCCGAATCCCTGGGAGGATTTGGGTTCCGGGGTGCGGAGTCGGAGAACCACCAGAACGCCCAGGGGCAGGGCCAGGGCCGGGAGCAAAAAAGGCCAGTTCCAGCCCAGCAGAGCGAGCATGCCGCCAACGGCGGGAAATGCGGCCGTTCCGGAGGCCAGCACACTGCCGTTGTACCCCATGGCCGCGAGGCGTTCGCGGTCGGCGTAGAGATCGCCGATAATGGTCAGGTTGATCATGCCGAGCGGTCCGGCCCCCAGTCCCTGCAGGAACCGCAGCAGCAGCAGGGTGGAGAGATCGCGGGCGAAAAAACAGGCCATGCCGAAAATTCCAAAGACAAATAGAGACGGCACGAGCACGGCCTTACGGCCCAGACGGTCGCCGAGAATCCCCGTTACCGGCGCCATGAGCACGCCCGGCAGGGTAAAGGCCGTGATTACCAGCCCCACATTGGCCGGACCGAGTCCATGGATGTGTCGGACCATGTCCGGCAGCACGGGAACAATGCTGGAAACGCTGACAATGGCCATGAGCGTGACGCCGAAAACGATTTGTAGATTGGTATCCAGATAGAGCTTGCGCACGTTGCCGCCTTACAATGCGATAGGGTTGGAACCGGGGTGGGGGGAATGAGTCACCACGTGAGACTAGCTGAATGCCAATGAATTGCAAACGGGAAACAGGGGCGTCTTGTCCGGCGGAGTCAAAAAAGGAAATGTTGTTTTGAAAGGCCGCTTGCGTGGCATGGCGTGGCGAAACAGCTGGCTTTTCGCGGAGGGAGCGTGCGCTTTGGATCAGACGTGTTGCCGCGTTCGGCATGATGCGACGTTGGAGCGGGTTACGGTTTCGACTGTTCCAGCAGTCCGCTATGAGCCTTTGCCGGTGAGCCGCAGAAGCGTTTGCAGCAGAAGGTGCATGTTCAGGGGCTTGGCCAGGTGTTCGTTCATGCCGGCACGGAGGAAGCGTTCCCGGTCGCCGCTGAGGGCGTGCGCGGTAAGCGCCACGATGGGTACGTCGGGATCCGGGGCGGTCCGGGACGAACGAATGGTCCGGGTGGCTTCCACACCATCCATTTCCGGCATTTGAATATCCATGAGTATGGCGTCGTATCGCTGGGCGCACGCAGCGGCCACGGCTTGTTTGCCGTTGATGGCGATGTCCACGATATGCCCGTGGCGCTCGAGAAAATGTTGCACTGTAAGCCGGTTGACCCGCTCATCCTCGGCCAGCAACAGGTGCAGCTGTCTGGACTCGTGCCTTTGGTGTGGCATACCGAGCACATCGCCGGAAAATTCCTGGGCTGGAGCAAAACGCAAACAGACGTGCGCCCTGGTGCCTTGTTCGAGTACGCTTTCCACGCAGGCGGATCCGCCCATGGCCAACACCAAGCGGCGGACCAGATGCAACCCCAGTCCGGTCCCTTCATGCCGTCGGGTGCTGGAGCCATCCACCTGGGTGAAGACATCCCAAATTTTGTCAAGGTGGTCTTCCGGGATGCCCAGCCCCGTATCCTCCACCACGAAAAGGATTTGTTGGCGGCCCAGGACGTCCGGTTTGCCCACGGGGTCCACATTGATGCGGACGTGTCCCGAGGTCGTGAATTTTACGGCATTGCCCACGAGATTGAAAAGAATCTGCCGCAACCGTCCCGGATCGCCCAACAGCGCCGGAGGGTGTTTGGCGTTGTTCGTCAACTCAAGGCTGATGCCCTTGGCCTGGGCCTGGGGGCGGAACATCTGCAC
The Paucidesulfovibrio gracilis DSM 16080 DNA segment above includes these coding regions:
- a CDS encoding type II toxin-antitoxin system HicA family toxin, which translates into the protein MDIEALLVAVGAVRSEGCGSRVRFKLNGVKAIFYRPHPAPTTDKGAVKSVRRFLEEAGVKP
- a CDS encoding type II toxin-antitoxin system HicB family antitoxin, with the protein product MNTIQYKSYLGTFEYDQDADIFHGEVINLKDVVTFQGRSIDELKKALADSVEDYLDFCREEGEEPEKPYSGKLHLRLRPELHREAAAVAALSGKSLNAWIADTLTERVKDAR
- a CDS encoding DUF721 domain-containing protein, which codes for MALFRRKYNIARAGDALEPVLDRLDGKGSMQLVRLWNNWENVMGREVSRMARPLGRRGPTLLLTADDPAVAQELTFFAPQIIRRANDFLGEEYFDKVRFELLNGRVPLDGYRPDSAPRSQSSPKKPKNLGEILDQMDEDSPVGRCYRAYIGLFRPR
- a CDS encoding ArsR/SmtB family transcription factor, with the protein product MELVRFCKALSDETRVRLLHLLLRHELNVGEIVRALDMGQSRVSRHLKILLDAGLLTVRRDGLWAFYRAVEQGDARAFLDGASRLFTREPMLLADLEKAEGILQERVESTREFFDTVAPEWQRLSRDLLGELRLPEKLSERVGRCSVAVDLGCGPGDLLRLLADHCREVIGVDNAPRMLDLAHSRFEGREDVSLRIGELTHLPLRDEEAEVGIFSLVLHHLSDPALAIAEAYRTLRPGGRLVIAEFDRHGVEAMRDDYGDLRLGIDRNELCRWLDRSGFQAPVVAEYDVNNGLRVLIYESVKK
- the ahcY gene encoding adenosylhomocysteinase, with translation MKSVDSTLPYLVKDISLAEWGRRELQLQENEMPGLMALREKYGEEKPLKGLKIMGSLHMTIQTAMLIETLHALGADLRWASCNIFSTQDHAAAAIAEAGTAAVFAWKGETLEDYWWCTEQALTWPDGSGPDLIVDDGGDATLLVHQGVKVEEDPSLGEKAYDVKEFQIVMNRLAASQKANPSKWTNIAKHIRGVSEETTTGVHRLYQMQEKGELLFPAINVNDSVTKSKFDNLYGCRESLADGIKRATDIMIAGKVVVVIGYGDVGKGCAQSMRGFGARVIVTEVDPICALQASMEGFEVMSMNRAASQGDIFVTCTGNYHVITGKHMLEMKNEAIVCNIGHFDSEIEMSFLEDSGKCEKQEIKPQLDKWTLPNGRSILVLAEGRLVNLGCATGHPSFVMSNSFTNQVLAQMDLAANDYEPKVMILPKKLDEEVARLHLARLGVELDELSEEQADYIGVPKQGPYKPDHYRY
- a CDS encoding NADase-type glycan-binding domain-containing protein — protein: MKRYALSAVLLLGVFSMGLWSAPTVHALEMTVSSSSTALNLLEDFGPENLVDNDPATAWAEGVTGDGRGEWVLFEFGRAVRLERLGIRNGWQDEGEYGDNSRPGELELEFSDGSTMRMPLADESGWQYLEMDRPTRWVRLTLASVVAGRTRPDRTCLSDVSFELTLLDDEAVPDGSAVAPASGPDTGQQADEAPTSDDEAVAGSDEAVSSTGNPSGASVHDAAKAGSGAAQDAAGSAEGAQAASEDAAVLAEEPSGSEETVQAQLPPDQEAWEELPEVDVQAMAGEREAKGGKVAGPEDQQAVREAIRAYYTKLVTLDDEYLELYSEKVREEEAFMFEYFKELQRQRRVYHLFRKALVDTEELRFGPALLDGTRLRLEVQGRCTLYVADTYEDMSVHTRFTFVKEQDRWRILEAEELETPEEEAAGS
- a CDS encoding molybdopterin-guanine dinucleotide biosynthesis protein MobB, translating into MKAISLVGYKNSGKTSLGLELVRILRQRGHSVAVAKCSSHGFSETEDTDTRRYKDVAQTVLGLSESESFISWPEQRDLLRLLPLLETDVLVVEGGKTLGYLPRVILSRAGVNPEPVDDKALDPSLALATFGDAQLPGTPHLQDAEALADLVLDKGFLLPGLSCGGCGRKGCRGLARDIVAGRATVEECVATGGEVDITVNGAPLPLNPFVARMLGAGLKGMLAELKGYSAGKVKIEFDG
- the argB gene encoding acetylglutamate kinase, encoding MKRRTPRDKKRDSVQARLIMEALPYIRKFYKKTIVIKYGGHAMVDEQLKKSFALNVILLKYIGINPVIVHGGGPQIGKMLSALHIPSTFREGHRVTDQATMDVVEMVLVGKVNKQIVNLINLNGGKALGLSGKDGWLIRAEKKELAVSKEHATPELIDLGKVGQVSAVNVDLLNSLLRQDIIPVIAPVGVDTNGETYNINADSVASAVAAAVGAKRLHLLTDVEGLLDKEGRLLQSLTVPEAFEAIETGVATGGMIPKLHACLEAVTAGVDKAHILDGRLENAVLLELFTDEGIGTAILNDHADESPCNGPACTGVSPLPGGTRV